One genomic region from Bradyrhizobium icense encodes:
- a CDS encoding di-heme-cytochrome C peroxidase: MRGKRIAKIVIALAVVGIGYAAFKDDIAKLWQDLHVKIVEHPTPKKTVWLDQGVAKEKLSWFYHADQGTRTFGFPYEWFRALEQPTISWLPFTNVGLFSDPAYLDRYGFIADTIIPGKEALPIGFAKGGPMLDPTGAPWKNPRNKQDMTGIGLTCAACHTGSFTYKDTAVVIDGGSALTNLFAMKQGMGISLLLTRYWPGRFDRFAERILGPDSSVDDRETLKNQLDQVLAQYKQVKNLEERVASQSIVEGYGRLDALNRIGNQVFSIGLKKPENYAGSSAPVHFPRIWNTPWFDWVQYNGSIMQPMVRNAGEALGVSAELNLTEPSKGLYKSSVDLKSLHAMEQMIKGKNPPNAKDKFSGLQSPKWPADILPPIDQKLAGRGAELYKTHCQECHRPPVTSEAFYDFNNKDWWTKNEADEAILKVENVPISHIGTDPAQAADMLARTVAVPDHLGIKSSSFAFALGELVEKTVNTIFDQQKPPVSVPERKRMDGYMPNELRGELAYKVRPLNGVWATPPYLHNGSVPTIDDLLGDPEKRPAKFYLGSREYDPVKLGYKTDPITNGFEFDTSIRGNSNRGHEFRKDYNKNKEIKGVIGPELSADDRKALIEYLKTL, translated from the coding sequence ATGCGGGGCAAAAGGATTGCGAAAATTGTGATCGCGCTGGCGGTCGTCGGCATCGGCTACGCGGCCTTCAAGGACGACATCGCCAAGCTCTGGCAGGATCTTCACGTCAAGATCGTGGAGCATCCCACGCCAAAGAAAACCGTCTGGCTCGATCAGGGCGTCGCCAAGGAAAAGCTGAGCTGGTTCTATCACGCCGATCAGGGAACGCGGACCTTCGGCTTTCCCTATGAATGGTTCAGGGCGCTGGAGCAGCCGACGATTTCGTGGCTGCCGTTCACCAACGTCGGCCTCTTCAGCGACCCCGCCTATCTCGACCGCTACGGTTTCATTGCCGACACCATCATCCCCGGCAAGGAGGCGCTTCCGATCGGATTCGCGAAAGGCGGCCCGATGCTCGACCCGACCGGCGCACCGTGGAAGAACCCGCGCAACAAGCAGGACATGACCGGCATCGGCCTGACCTGCGCGGCCTGCCACACCGGCAGCTTCACCTACAAGGACACCGCTGTCGTCATCGACGGCGGATCGGCGCTCACCAACCTCTTCGCGATGAAGCAGGGTATGGGCATCTCGCTTCTGCTGACGCGCTACTGGCCCGGGCGGTTCGATCGGTTCGCCGAGCGCATCCTGGGTCCGGACTCCAGCGTCGACGACCGCGAGACGCTGAAGAACCAGCTCGACCAGGTCCTTGCCCAGTACAAGCAGGTCAAGAATCTCGAAGAGCGCGTCGCCTCGCAGAGCATCGTGGAAGGATACGGGCGGCTCGATGCGCTCAACCGGATCGGCAACCAGGTGTTTTCGATCGGCCTGAAAAAGCCGGAGAACTATGCCGGCTCCTCTGCGCCGGTGCATTTTCCCAGGATCTGGAACACGCCGTGGTTCGACTGGGTGCAGTACAACGGCTCGATCATGCAGCCGATGGTACGCAATGCCGGCGAAGCGCTCGGCGTGTCGGCCGAGCTCAACCTGACCGAGCCGTCAAAGGGTCTGTACAAATCGAGCGTCGACCTGAAGTCGCTCCACGCGATGGAGCAGATGATCAAGGGCAAGAATCCGCCGAACGCGAAGGACAAATTCTCGGGCCTGCAATCCCCGAAATGGCCGGCCGACATCCTGCCGCCGATCGACCAGAAGCTGGCCGGCAGGGGCGCAGAGCTCTACAAGACCCATTGCCAGGAGTGCCACCGGCCGCCGGTGACGAGCGAGGCGTTCTACGATTTCAACAACAAGGACTGGTGGACCAAGAACGAGGCCGACGAGGCGATCCTCAAGGTCGAGAATGTTCCGATCTCCCATATCGGAACCGATCCCGCGCAGGCGGCGGACATGCTGGCCCGCACCGTCGCGGTTCCCGACCATCTCGGAATCAAGAGCAGCAGTTTTGCGTTCGCACTCGGCGAACTCGTCGAGAAGACCGTCAACACCATCTTCGATCAGCAAAAGCCGCCCGTGAGCGTCCCGGAGCGGAAACGGATGGATGGCTACATGCCGAACGAACTCCGGGGCGAACTGGCCTACAAGGTTCGTCCGCTGAACGGCGTCTGGGCGACGCCGCCCTATCTGCACAACGGCTCGGTGCCGACCATCGACGATCTGCTTGGCGACCCGGAGAAACGGCCTGCCAAATTCTATCTCGGCAGCCGCGAATACGACCCCGTGAAGCTCGGTTACAAGACCGACCCGATCACCAACGGGTTCGAATTCGATACCTCGATTCGCGGTAACTCGAACCGGGGGCACGAGTTCAGGAAGGACTACAACAAGAACAAGGAAATCAAGGGCGTCATCGGACCGGAGTTGTCCGCCGACGATCGAAAGGCGCTGATCGAATACCTCAAGACGCTCTGA
- a CDS encoding alpha/beta family hydrolase — protein MTAEAAERLRIEIRPGEAVSGLLLQPPQARACYVFAHGAGAGMTHKSMETVATGLAERGIATLRYQFPYMEKGGKRPDPPAVAHATVRAAVAEAGRRFPSLPLVAGGRSFGGRMTSQAQALSPLPGVRGLVFLGFPLHPAGKPSSERARHLTDVTIPMLFLQGTRDALAEMSLLEPVVKSLGSRATLHLLDGADHSFHVLKSSGRNDREVMDEALDAFAAWVDGTIG, from the coding sequence ATGACGGCAGAAGCGGCAGAACGCTTGCGAATTGAGATCCGCCCCGGCGAGGCGGTTTCAGGGCTATTGCTGCAGCCGCCACAGGCGCGCGCGTGTTACGTGTTTGCGCACGGGGCCGGTGCGGGCATGACACACAAGTCGATGGAGACGGTTGCCACAGGCCTTGCCGAGCGCGGCATTGCGACGCTGCGCTATCAGTTTCCCTATATGGAGAAAGGCGGCAAGCGGCCCGATCCACCCGCGGTCGCACACGCAACGGTGCGAGCGGCCGTGGCGGAAGCCGGGCGGCGCTTTCCCTCGCTGCCGCTGGTCGCGGGCGGCCGATCGTTCGGTGGGCGGATGACCTCGCAGGCACAGGCGCTCTCGCCGTTGCCGGGCGTTCGCGGATTGGTGTTTCTCGGTTTTCCCCTGCATCCGGCCGGAAAGCCGTCCAGCGAGCGGGCCAGGCATCTCACAGACGTCACAATCCCGATGCTGTTCTTGCAGGGCACGCGCGACGCGCTGGCCGAGATGAGCCTGCTCGAGCCTGTCGTCAAGAGCCTGGGTTCGCGCGCGACGCTGCATTTGCTCGATGGCGCCGATCATTCTTTCCATGTGCTGAAGAGTTCGGGGAGGAATGATCGCGAAGTGATGGACGAGGCGCTGGATGCGTTTGCGGCATGGGTTGATGGGACTATCGGCTAA
- a CDS encoding aspartate/glutamate racemase family protein, whose amino-acid sequence MTKILIVNPNTTASMTDTIGAAARAVAAAGTEISAVTSTMGPVSIEGYYDEAFAVPGLIQALMNAPDADAGIIACFDDTGLDAARSVARFPVVGICEAALVTAGQIAKRIAIVTTLPRSIVPLEELVRRYGFAERVQVTACDVAVLDLEKPGSGAEAKLEAEIARALDKGAEAVVLGCAGMADLPQKLSRKFGVPVVDGVAAAVKQAEALAGLKLTTSRRGSYASPGAKRYDGLLAPFAPKSLD is encoded by the coding sequence ATGACAAAAATCCTGATCGTCAATCCGAATACGACTGCCTCGATGACCGACACGATCGGCGCCGCGGCCCGCGCCGTTGCCGCAGCAGGCACCGAAATATCAGCCGTCACGTCGACGATGGGGCCGGTCTCGATCGAAGGCTACTACGACGAGGCCTTTGCCGTGCCCGGGCTGATCCAGGCGTTGATGAACGCGCCGGATGCCGACGCTGGCATCATCGCCTGTTTCGACGACACCGGGCTCGACGCGGCGCGATCGGTGGCGCGCTTTCCGGTGGTCGGCATTTGCGAGGCGGCGCTGGTGACGGCTGGCCAGATTGCAAAACGCATCGCTATCGTCACCACGCTGCCGCGCTCGATCGTGCCGCTCGAAGAGCTGGTGCGCCGCTATGGTTTTGCGGAGAGGGTCCAGGTCACGGCCTGCGACGTCGCGGTGCTCGATCTCGAGAAGCCCGGCTCCGGCGCGGAAGCGAAGCTTGAAGCCGAGATTGCCCGCGCGCTCGACAAGGGCGCAGAGGCGGTCGTGCTCGGCTGTGCGGGCATGGCCGATCTGCCGCAAAAACTGTCGCGGAAATTCGGCGTCCCCGTCGTCGATGGCGTGGCGGCAGCGGTGAAGCAGGCCGAGGCACTGGCCGGCCTGAAGCTGACGACGTCCCGGCGCGGTTCGTATGCGTCGCCGGGCGCGAAACGATACGATGGCTTATTGGCGCCATTCGCTCCGAAGTCGTTAGATTGA
- a CDS encoding SDR family oxidoreductase, giving the protein MHVKGKVCVVTGAASGIGEAVARAYAEAGARGVVVADLKTSREKLAKVAGDIDGLPITADVGLEEDIKALIAAAEDKYGPVDVFFSNAGLSRKGQETASDADWEVSWRVHVMSHVFAARALVPGMLARGSGYLLNTASAAGLLASLNSMPYGVTKNAAVALAEHLAIQYGDRGIRVSVLCPQSVQTGMTTPGPSAARVDGVLQPPDVARMVIEAMEEERFLILSHPQVAEYMQRKASNRDRWLAGMRRLRDKIYGGPQSI; this is encoded by the coding sequence ATGCATGTCAAGGGCAAGGTCTGCGTCGTCACGGGAGCGGCGAGCGGCATCGGCGAGGCGGTGGCGCGTGCCTACGCGGAAGCCGGCGCGCGCGGCGTCGTCGTCGCCGACCTCAAAACCTCGCGCGAGAAGCTTGCCAAGGTCGCGGGCGACATCGACGGGCTGCCGATCACGGCCGATGTCGGACTGGAGGAAGACATCAAGGCACTGATCGCCGCGGCTGAAGACAAATACGGCCCCGTTGACGTGTTCTTTTCCAACGCCGGCCTCTCGCGCAAGGGTCAGGAGACCGCCTCCGATGCCGACTGGGAGGTGAGCTGGCGCGTCCATGTCATGAGCCATGTGTTCGCGGCACGCGCGCTGGTGCCCGGCATGCTCGCGCGCGGCTCCGGCTATCTCCTCAACACCGCGTCCGCGGCGGGCCTGCTGGCGTCGCTGAACTCGATGCCGTACGGCGTGACCAAGAACGCCGCGGTGGCGCTCGCCGAACATCTCGCCATTCAGTATGGCGACCGCGGCATCCGCGTCTCCGTGCTCTGCCCGCAATCGGTGCAAACCGGCATGACGACGCCGGGCCCGAGCGCGGCGAGAGTGGATGGCGTGCTGCAGCCGCCGGACGTGGCGCGGATGGTGATCGAGGCGATGGAAGAAGAACGTTTTCTCATCCTGTCGCACCCGCAGGTCGCCGAATACATGCAGCGCAAGGCCTCCAACCGCGATCGCTGGCTCGCCGGCATGCGGCGACTACGCGACAAGATCTACGGCGGGCCGCAATCAATCTAA
- a CDS encoding ketopantoate reductase family protein codes for MRICIFGAGAVGSHFAVRLALAGHDVSCIMRGAHLDAVKANGLALRVGNDEFKAKVRASSDPAALGQQDAIICTLKATGLTSLASGLPPLLGDDTAVVFAQNGIPWWYDIGLPPKHPPVPDLAFLDPGGRLRAAIPKQRIVGGVVFSSNEVVEPGVVANLSPERNRLLIGECDDRASERVAKLRVALNEASIDSPEVTQIRATIWSKLLTNMSMSVLCLLTGQTARAIRDDPDLADIVPRLLDEANSVAQSCFPQVKRVTRSGPAPDHKPSILQDYERGRAMEIDVLVRAPAAFARAAGLSTPMLDMMAAFAIRQARDKGLYKT; via the coding sequence ATGCGGATTTGCATTTTCGGTGCGGGCGCCGTCGGTAGCCATTTTGCAGTGCGTCTCGCACTGGCTGGACATGATGTTTCCTGCATCATGCGAGGTGCGCATCTGGATGCCGTGAAAGCCAACGGGCTGGCGCTGCGGGTTGGAAATGACGAGTTCAAGGCGAAGGTAAGAGCTTCGAGCGATCCGGCCGCGCTGGGGCAACAGGACGCCATCATTTGCACGCTGAAGGCGACAGGCCTCACGAGCCTCGCCTCTGGGCTGCCGCCGCTGCTCGGCGACGACACCGCCGTGGTGTTCGCGCAGAACGGCATTCCCTGGTGGTACGATATCGGGCTTCCTCCAAAACATCCGCCGGTGCCGGATCTGGCGTTCCTCGATCCCGGCGGACGCCTGCGCGCGGCAATCCCCAAGCAGCGCATCGTTGGCGGCGTGGTGTTCTCGTCCAACGAAGTCGTTGAACCGGGCGTGGTCGCAAATCTCTCGCCCGAGCGAAACCGGCTGCTGATCGGCGAGTGCGACGACCGCGCCAGCGAGCGCGTCGCGAAGCTCCGTGTAGCGCTGAACGAAGCTTCGATCGACTCGCCCGAGGTCACGCAGATCAGGGCGACGATCTGGTCAAAATTGCTGACCAACATGTCGATGTCGGTACTGTGTTTGCTGACCGGGCAGACCGCGCGCGCCATACGCGACGATCCTGATCTCGCCGACATCGTGCCGCGCCTGCTCGATGAGGCCAACAGCGTGGCGCAAAGCTGTTTCCCGCAAGTCAAACGGGTGACGCGCTCCGGCCCCGCGCCGGACCACAAGCCGTCGATCCTGCAGGATTACGAACGCGGCCGCGCCATGGAGATCGACGTGCTGGTCCGCGCGCCCGCCGCCTTCGCCCGCGCCGCCGGACTTTCGACACCGATGCTCGACATGATGGCCGCGTTCGCCATCCGACAGGCGCGCGACAAGGGGCTCTACAAGACCTGA
- a CDS encoding enoyl-CoA hydratase-related protein, producing MSANPVLWSLDERGVATVTLNRPEVNNAYDAGLIGGVLAAMDDLGKKQNLRLVVLKGNGKHFQAGADLKWINGVRPKSAEENEAVSRATFEAVQRLNTLPIPTVALVQGGCFGGGTGVISACDVVIAADNALFSITEVRWGLTAAIIIPQLCDAIGVRQVRRYALTGERFGAEEARRIGLVHEVVPLAELESAGDKAVEQLLANGPEALTETKRLAMENSFGGMSVDDEAYTRLVKMHSARRQTAEASEGLASFAEKRAANWGAG from the coding sequence ATGAGCGCCAATCCGGTTTTGTGGAGTCTCGACGAACGTGGCGTCGCTACCGTCACGCTGAACCGCCCCGAGGTGAACAACGCCTATGACGCGGGCCTGATCGGCGGCGTGCTCGCGGCGATGGACGACCTCGGCAAGAAGCAAAACCTTCGCCTCGTCGTGCTGAAGGGGAACGGCAAGCATTTCCAGGCTGGCGCCGACCTGAAATGGATCAACGGCGTCCGGCCGAAATCCGCCGAAGAGAACGAAGCGGTGTCGCGCGCGACGTTCGAGGCCGTGCAGCGGCTGAATACGCTGCCGATCCCGACGGTGGCGCTGGTGCAGGGCGGCTGCTTCGGCGGCGGCACCGGCGTGATCTCGGCCTGCGATGTCGTGATCGCCGCCGACAATGCGCTGTTCTCGATCACCGAAGTCCGCTGGGGCCTGACGGCTGCGATCATCATCCCGCAACTCTGCGACGCCATCGGCGTCCGCCAGGTCCGCCGCTATGCACTGACCGGGGAACGTTTCGGCGCGGAGGAGGCGCGGCGTATCGGGCTGGTGCACGAGGTGGTGCCGCTGGCCGAGCTGGAATCGGCCGGCGACAAGGCGGTCGAGCAACTGCTTGCCAACGGCCCCGAGGCGCTGACGGAAACCAAGCGGCTGGCGATGGAGAACTCGTTCGGCGGCATGAGCGTCGACGACGAAGCTTACACGCGGCTGGTGAAAATGCACTCGGCACGGCGGCAGACGGCGGAGGCATCCGAGGGGCTGGCGTCATTTGCGGAGAAGCGGGCGGCGAATTGGGGAGCGGGATAA
- a CDS encoding aspartate dehydrogenase produces the protein MSTKRIAIAGLGEIGRTVARKLAQGLPGLTLAAIATRDRAKAKAWLDREGISCPLVSLDELPGHADLVVECAPAAILDQICRPMLTAGKQVMVLSASALLPRPDLVDLARAHGGQIIVPTGALIGFDAVSAAAEGTIHSVQMMTRKPPGGLAGAPYLVENGISMDGLASALCVFKGSARDAAAAFPANVNVVAALSLAGIGPDRTTIEIWADPAVTRNCHQIRVESDSASFTMSIENIPSENPKTGRITALSVIAALRKLTSALQVGT, from the coding sequence GTGTCTACCAAACGCATCGCCATTGCCGGACTGGGCGAGATCGGCCGAACCGTGGCACGCAAGCTGGCGCAGGGGCTGCCGGGCCTAACTCTTGCGGCGATTGCGACGAGGGATCGTGCGAAAGCGAAAGCATGGCTCGATCGTGAGGGTATTTCCTGTCCGCTGGTTTCGCTCGATGAGCTGCCTGGCCATGCCGACCTCGTCGTCGAATGTGCGCCCGCCGCGATCCTCGATCAGATCTGCCGGCCGATGCTCACCGCCGGCAAGCAGGTGATGGTACTGAGCGCCAGCGCGCTGTTGCCGCGTCCCGATCTCGTCGATCTGGCGCGGGCGCATGGTGGTCAGATCATTGTGCCGACCGGCGCGCTGATCGGTTTCGATGCGGTTTCGGCGGCCGCCGAAGGCACCATCCATTCGGTGCAGATGATGACGCGCAAGCCGCCCGGAGGCCTCGCCGGCGCGCCTTATCTCGTCGAGAATGGAATCTCCATGGATGGACTGGCATCGGCGCTATGTGTGTTCAAGGGCTCGGCGCGCGATGCGGCTGCCGCCTTTCCCGCCAATGTCAACGTGGTGGCGGCGTTGTCGCTGGCCGGGATCGGGCCCGATCGCACGACGATCGAAATCTGGGCCGATCCGGCGGTGACGCGGAACTGCCATCAGATCAGGGTCGAATCCGATTCGGCTTCGTTCACGATGTCGATCGAAAACATCCCCTCGGAAAATCCGAAGACGGGCCGCATCACCGCGCTCTCGGTGATCGCGGCGTTGCGCAAGCTCACCTCGGCGCTGCAGGTCGGAACTTGA
- a CDS encoding FAD-dependent oxidoreductase: protein MPAKTITEPARKIPLYGEYEVAVLGGGPAGIAAAVAAARAGRRTLLIERYGFLGGMGTAAGVTNFCGLHANVHGEMRRVVQGIASELLARIDRLDGLNAPHLILGKILAQAYDTAAYKIAADDLLAAHKVDVLFHALGAGIVMEDEKRIHALMVETKAGRQAVRAGIFIDCSGDGDLAAWAGAPFEVGDNAGSMLYPSMMLRLNGIDPAKAGEAWRTIPALMEKAEAAGTHRFPRKSAIVRPQRSGIEWRVNFTQLAREDGTAISGIDPDQMTRGEIEGRRQAVQAFEFLRTVPGFEKSYIVDLPPQLGIRETRRVVGGYMLSGEDVLGCALFDDSIGVNGWPMEQHVAGDVVFKFPPIPESRGFNELPYRMLVPESVDNLLMAGRCASMTHEGQSAARVSGACFAMGEAAGLAAALALSGNTIPRDIAVEKLQQMLKQQGAFIGRDQPVPEGL from the coding sequence GTGCCTGCCAAAACCATCACTGAACCCGCCCGCAAGATCCCGCTCTATGGCGAGTACGAGGTCGCCGTCCTCGGTGGTGGGCCCGCCGGCATCGCGGCCGCCGTGGCTGCGGCGCGCGCGGGCCGCCGCACGCTCCTGATCGAGCGCTATGGGTTTCTCGGCGGCATGGGCACGGCCGCCGGCGTGACCAATTTCTGCGGGCTGCATGCCAATGTTCATGGCGAGATGCGTCGGGTGGTGCAGGGGATTGCGTCCGAGTTGCTGGCGCGGATCGACAGGCTCGATGGGCTCAACGCGCCGCATCTGATCCTCGGCAAGATTCTCGCGCAAGCCTATGACACCGCGGCCTACAAGATCGCGGCCGACGATCTATTGGCGGCGCACAAGGTCGATGTCCTCTTTCACGCACTTGGCGCCGGCATCGTGATGGAAGACGAGAAGCGCATCCATGCGCTGATGGTCGAGACCAAAGCGGGCCGCCAGGCGGTGCGCGCCGGCATCTTCATCGACTGCTCCGGCGACGGCGACCTCGCGGCCTGGGCGGGCGCACCGTTCGAAGTCGGCGACAATGCCGGCAGCATGCTCTATCCCTCGATGATGCTCCGTCTCAACGGCATCGATCCCGCAAAGGCTGGCGAGGCGTGGCGGACGATTCCGGCGCTGATGGAAAAGGCCGAAGCCGCGGGCACGCATCGCTTTCCGCGCAAGTCCGCGATCGTGCGGCCGCAGCGCTCCGGCATCGAGTGGCGGGTCAACTTTACCCAGCTCGCGCGCGAGGACGGCACGGCGATCAGCGGCATCGATCCTGATCAGATGACGCGCGGCGAGATCGAGGGACGGCGGCAGGCGGTGCAGGCGTTCGAATTCCTGCGCACCGTGCCCGGCTTCGAAAAATCCTACATCGTCGACCTGCCGCCGCAGCTCGGCATCCGCGAGACGCGTCGTGTGGTCGGCGGCTATATGCTGTCGGGTGAGGATGTGCTCGGCTGCGCGTTGTTTGACGATTCCATCGGCGTCAATGGCTGGCCGATGGAGCAGCACGTCGCCGGCGACGTCGTGTTCAAGTTCCCGCCGATCCCGGAATCGCGCGGCTTTAACGAATTGCCTTATCGCATGCTGGTGCCCGAGAGCGTAGACAATCTCCTGATGGCCGGACGCTGTGCCTCGATGACCCATGAGGGCCAGTCGGCGGCGCGGGTATCCGGCGCCTGCTTTGCGATGGGGGAGGCGGCGGGGCTTGCAGCAGCGTTGGCACTGTCGGGCAACACGATTCCGCGCGACATTGCCGTTGAAAAGTTGCAACAGATGCTAAAACAACAGGGCGCGTTCATCGGGCGGGATCAACCCGTGCCCGAAGGATTGTAA
- a CDS encoding ABC transporter substrate-binding protein produces MKKFARLALAGLLVMVASGTARADDALKAKIGVLRLSSSAPVFIAQDKGYFREAGLDIELKFFDAAQPIAVATTSGDVDFGITAFTAGLYNLAGKGTLKVIGGMSREKAGYPLIGYFASNNAYAAGLKTPKDLAGKRIAVTQVGSSFHYSLGLLADKYGFKLADTKVMPLQSLSNAAAALKGETVDAALLPISTARALVDSGGAKFLGWVGDETPWQLGAVFASPKTLANKALVTKLLGALARADREYHDVILASVKDGKAEINDKTKPLLEIIAKYTNLPVAQVVGNCAYIDPDGKLDVKNVDNQIAWLQAQGFVDKGFGADAIIAKEYVKAD; encoded by the coding sequence ATGAAGAAGTTTGCGCGGCTTGCGTTGGCGGGCTTGCTGGTGATGGTGGCGAGCGGGACAGCGCGGGCCGATGATGCGCTGAAGGCGAAAATCGGCGTGCTGCGGCTGTCGTCATCGGCGCCGGTGTTCATCGCGCAGGACAAGGGCTATTTCCGCGAGGCCGGGCTCGACATCGAGCTGAAATTCTTCGATGCGGCGCAGCCGATCGCGGTGGCGACCACCTCGGGCGACGTCGATTTTGGTATCACGGCTTTCACCGCCGGGCTCTATAATCTCGCCGGCAAGGGCACGCTGAAGGTGATCGGCGGCATGAGCCGCGAGAAGGCCGGCTATCCCCTGATCGGCTATTTCGCCAGCAACAACGCCTATGCGGCGGGGTTGAAGACGCCGAAGGATCTCGCCGGCAAGCGGATCGCGGTGACGCAGGTCGGTTCCAGCTTTCACTATTCGCTGGGACTGCTCGCCGACAAATACGGTTTCAAGCTCGCGGACACAAAGGTGATGCCGCTGCAGTCGCTGTCGAATGCCGCCGCGGCACTGAAGGGTGAAACCGTCGATGCGGCCTTGCTGCCGATCTCGACGGCGCGGGCCCTGGTGGATTCCGGTGGCGCCAAATTCCTCGGCTGGGTCGGGGATGAGACGCCGTGGCAACTCGGCGCGGTGTTCGCTTCGCCGAAGACGCTTGCCAACAAGGCGCTGGTGACGAAGCTGCTGGGCGCGCTGGCGCGTGCCGACCGCGAATATCACGATGTGATCCTGGCTTCCGTGAAGGACGGCAAGGCCGAGATCAACGACAAGACGAAGCCGCTGCTCGAGATTATTGCGAAATACACCAATCTGCCGGTCGCGCAGGTGGTCGGCAATTGCGCTTATATCGACCCGGACGGCAAGCTCGACGTCAAGAATGTCGATAATCAGATCGCGTGGCTGCAGGCGCAAGGCTTTGTCGACAAAGGGTTTGGTGCGGATGCGATCATCGCGAAGGAATATGTGAAGGCGGATTGA
- a CDS encoding ABC transporter ATP-binding protein, giving the protein MDLIADHISHRFGGLDVLDDVSFTVASGEVVAIVGPSGCGKSTLLSILGGLLRPSEGQAELRGAPPADSLNPLTFVFQDFALLPWCTVEANVEFPLINTALNAAARRAVVDDALRRTGLSDFRGAYPKQLSGGMRQRVGIARALAVRPAILLMDEPLSALDSQTRELLMEDFVRLLADGAMGAVYVTHNLEEAVRLADRVVVLSRRPGRVREVVTIPMTRAERGGVEARGKLLTLQNQLWSLIREEAIDAEREVQHA; this is encoded by the coding sequence ATGGACCTGATCGCCGATCATATCAGTCACCGCTTCGGCGGCCTCGACGTGCTCGATGACGTATCCTTCACCGTCGCCTCCGGCGAGGTGGTGGCGATCGTCGGGCCCTCCGGCTGCGGCAAGAGCACGCTGCTGTCGATCCTGGGCGGGCTGTTGCGGCCGAGTGAAGGTCAGGCAGAGCTGCGTGGCGCGCCGCCGGCCGATAGCCTCAATCCGCTGACCTTCGTGTTCCAGGATTTTGCGCTGCTGCCGTGGTGCACGGTGGAAGCGAACGTCGAATTCCCGTTGATCAACACCGCGCTCAATGCCGCCGCGCGCCGCGCCGTCGTCGATGACGCGTTGCGACGCACCGGCCTGTCGGATTTTCGTGGCGCCTATCCAAAGCAATTGTCCGGCGGCATGCGCCAGCGCGTCGGCATCGCGCGTGCGCTTGCGGTGCGGCCGGCGATTCTTCTGATGGACGAGCCGCTGTCGGCGCTGGACTCGCAGACCCGCGAATTGCTGATGGAGGATTTTGTCCGCCTGCTCGCCGACGGCGCGATGGGTGCGGTCTACGTCACGCATAATCTGGAAGAGGCGGTGCGACTTGCCGACCGCGTGGTGGTGCTGTCGCGCCGGCCCGGCCGCGTCCGCGAGGTCGTGACCATCCCCATGACGCGTGCTGAACGCGGCGGCGTCGAGGCCCGCGGCAAATTGCTGACGTTGCAGAACCAGTTGTGGTCGCTGATCCGCGAGGAGGCGATCGACGCCGAGCGCGAGGTGCAACATGCTTGA
- a CDS encoding ABC transporter permease, whose product MLERAPQDTQQDGSVSRPVAFRGAGFMPGGGRASGWIALVLVIALWQFAGSAGWVNPLFLPAPSAIAVAIYKLAISGALWQHVSASVVRIGSGWLIGTVAGVIVGFAIGLSTLARGVGITFISALFPIPKIALLPLLILWLGIGEEPKIATIALGVFFSTAISVYSGVDAVPRNLIRMAQSFNVPFHAIVRRVIWPGALPSILAGFRITASVALLLVVSAEMIGAQFGIGAFVLQAGNLMQTDQLLAGVVILSLFGLAVGKAINVLEARLLHWR is encoded by the coding sequence ATGCTTGAGCGCGCGCCGCAGGATACCCAACAGGACGGGAGCGTTTCGCGGCCGGTCGCCTTCCGCGGCGCGGGTTTTATGCCGGGCGGTGGCCGCGCTTCCGGTTGGATCGCGCTGGTGCTGGTGATCGCGTTGTGGCAGTTCGCCGGCAGCGCCGGCTGGGTCAATCCGCTGTTCCTGCCGGCGCCGTCGGCGATTGCGGTCGCGATCTACAAGCTCGCCATCAGTGGCGCGCTCTGGCAGCATGTCTCGGCATCGGTCGTTCGCATCGGATCAGGCTGGCTGATCGGCACCGTGGCCGGCGTCATCGTCGGTTTTGCAATCGGCCTCTCGACGCTGGCGCGCGGTGTCGGCATTACCTTTATTTCCGCGCTGTTTCCGATTCCAAAGATCGCGCTGCTGCCGCTCCTGATCCTCTGGCTCGGAATCGGCGAGGAGCCGAAGATCGCGACCATCGCGTTAGGGGTGTTCTTCTCCACCGCGATCTCGGTCTATAGCGGCGTCGACGCGGTGCCGCGCAACCTGATCCGGATGGCGCAGAGTTTCAACGTGCCGTTCCACGCCATCGTCCGCCGCGTGATCTGGCCGGGCGCGCTGCCCTCGATCCTTGCGGGATTCCGTATCACGGCATCGGTGGCGCTGCTTTTGGTGGTGAGCGCGGAAATGATCGGCGCACAGTTCGGCATCGGCGCCTTCGTGCTGCAGGCCGGCAATCTCATGCAGACCGATCAGCTCCTCGCCGGCGTCGTGATCCTTTCGCTGTTCGGGCTGGCAGTGGGCAAGGCGATCAACGTGCTGGAAGCGCGGTTGCTGCACTGGCGGTGA